One part of the Glycine max cultivar Williams 82 chromosome 14, Glycine_max_v4.0, whole genome shotgun sequence genome encodes these proteins:
- the LOC100777841 gene encoding LOW QUALITY PROTEIN: DEAD-box ATP-dependent RNA helicase 1 (The sequence of the model RefSeq protein was modified relative to this genomic sequence to represent the inferred CDS: deleted 1 base in 1 codon; substituted 1 base at 1 genomic stop codon), whose amino-acid sequence MGISKLFPVXVTLWQETVGPSDFERDLCINSPTGRGKTLAYALPLIQNLFTDPGGCLRALVVVPTHDFALQVKRVFDALASLLGLRIGLAAGQSSLRHEFSSLIFLPREDDGPNPGFLSSLWFQSKVNILVATLGRLVDHVNKLSLKHLRYLVVDEADRFLHEDYQSWLPTVIKLTQFGLAKIVLFAMLTRGPGRLAQLILHYLLFLSAGKMCYRLPEYLECYKLICERKVKPLYLVALLKSLGEEKCIVFTRFVESTHHLCKLLNFFGDLKIGIKEFSGLKHQQVRSKTVGEFQRREFQVLVSSDAMTRVMDVEGLRNVINYDVPKYTKTYVHRPGRTARAGQTGCCFTLMSKDEV is encoded by the exons ATGGGAATCTCGAAGCTGTTCCCGGTTTAGGTCACACTTTGGCAAGAAACGGTTGGACCAAGTGACTTTGAGCGAGACCTTTGCATAAACTCGCCCACCGGAAGGGGCAAAACTTTGGCCTATGCTCTTCCCCTT ATTCAAAACTTGTTCACCGACCCCGGTGGCTGCCTCCGTGCTTTGGTTGTAGTTCCCACCCACGACTTTGCTTTGCAGGTTAAGCGTGTCTTCGACGCCCTTGCATCACTGTTGGGTCTCCGTATTGGCTTGGCTGCTGGTCAATCTTCGCTTCGCCACGAGTTTTCTAGCCTCATTTTTCTACCCAGAGAAGATGACGGTCCAAATCCTGGGTTTTTGTCTTCGTTGTGGTTCCAAAGCAAGGTCAACATATTGGTAGCGACCCTTGGAAGGCTAGTGGACCATGTCAACAAGTTGTCGTTGAAGCATCTTCGTTATCTCGTGGTTGACGAAGCAGATCGATTTCTACATGAGGACTACCAGTCCTGGTTGCCTACTGTGATTAAATTAACTCAGTTTGGGCTGGCAAAGATAGTTTTATTTGCTATGTTAACTCGGGGCCCAGGAAGGCTTGCTCAACTTATTTTGCATTACCTTTTATTCCTGAGTGCTGGGAAAATGTGTTATCGGCTCCCAGAATATTTGGAATGTTACAAACTG ATATGTGAAAGAAAGGTCAAACCCTTGTATTTGGTTGCCCTTTTGAAATCCCTAGGAGAAGAAAAATGCATAGTTTTTACAAGATTTGTGGAATCAACACATCATCTCTGCAAATTGCTAAATTTTTTTGGTGATCTTAAAATTGGTATCAAGGAGTTTTCTGGTCTAAAACATCAACAGGTAAGAAG CAAGACAGTAGGTGAATTTCAGAGAAGGGAGTTTCAAGTTCTTGTATCTTCTGATGCAATGACTCGGGTAATGGATGTTGAAGGGTTAAGAAATGTCATTAATTATGACGTGCCCAAATACACAAAGACGTATGTTCATCGACCTGGTAGAACTGCAAGAGCTGGCCAGACTGGGTGTTGCTTTACATTGATGTCAAAAGATGAGGTATGA
- the LOC121173435 gene encoding protein MAIN-LIKE 1-like translates to MGVDYPSQVDSGIAASAHRHWRAYFIKAISLSQGIMVSTRGLGRVLGHVTGRGDRDDSDDTPQRRRPTASARRQRVHVTATHDEPVLPAPDVEADVFPDDPMAPADVEDTGGDIPADTGAQATEDEHGRFPGGLSDPSVLTQYADHVACSVWTGELSSHGRKVHSLGRPVPAIEGLVAWTGLSPLIVCLVDTGDQGLLSSFVERWHWERSSFHLLVGEVTITLDDVSSLLHLPVIGDLHAFQPLHVDNAVQMLVDLLMVSVEAVRAKIRQCHGPYVRLQWVRDIYER, encoded by the exons ATGGGTGTTGACTATCCCAGCCAAGTTGACAGTGGTATTGCTGCCTCCGCGCATCGGCATTGGCGAG CTTACTTCATCAAGGCTATTTCTTTGTCACAAGGT atcatggttagtACTAGAGGATTAGGTCGTGTCTTAGGTCACGTTACTGGCAGAGGAGATCGTGATGATTCTGATGATACTCCGCAGCGTCGACGGCCTACCGCTTCCGCACGGAGGCAGCGAGTACATGTGACTGCGACGCACGATGAGCCTGTGCTCCCTGCGCCAGATGTAGAGGCTGACGTATTTCCGGATGACCCGATGGCACCAGCTGATGTAGAAGACACTGGGGGAGACATTCCTGCAGACACAGGCGCCCAAGCTACTGAGGATGAGCATGGGAGATTTCCGGGTGGTCTGAGCGACCCATCCGTGCTGACCCAGTATGCAGATCACGTTGCTTGCAGCGTATGGAcgggagag TTATCATCTCACGGGAGGAAGGTCCATAGTTTAGGCAGGCCTGTCCCTGCCATTGAGGGACTAGTTGCTTGGACAGGACTAAGTCCTCTGATCGTGTGTTTGGTAGACACTGGCGATCAGGGACTTTTGTCCTCGTTTGTCGAGCGATGGCACTGGGAGAGGTCTAGTTTCCATCTCCTTGTGGGAGAGGTGACAATCACGCTGGACGACGTCTCGTCACTTCTGCATCTGCCCGTGATTGGCGACTTGCACGCCTTTCAACCCTTGCACGTGGATAATGCGGTTCAGATGCTGGTGGACTTATTGATGGTCTCTGTAGAGGCTGTCAGGGCTAAGATAAGGCAGTGTCATGGACCGTATGTACGCCTGCAATGGGTACGTGATATCTACGAGCGTTGA